In Deinococcus depolymerans, the following are encoded in one genomic region:
- a CDS encoding chloride channel protein, with protein sequence MRSPLPRAVLNRLETGRLVVLSVLLGALVGGLSIILRLILDAAARLGTLITDYAPPGTTGEGGLMMAFGTAAPWGLLILPAVGAAYAWLVPARSGDPLTQLVRGYHARGQWPGPLTQLRTLAATLLAYGSGLLIGRDSAFTMTGQLGARLMQRVTRLDAVEVRTLTLAGAAAALGAVLHAPLAAAVLIAEVLYRRFEFEFEVLMPCVLAAVAGTAVYGLAFGFAPLLSFPDVQVPASSQVLSFGLIALAATLLGWLSLLTCRVVPDAWAEGRFRPLLGLTFGALTAATALLSTPAVLGDGSGWMQLGAAGFVGAEGLGQSAWRWLLLALGAQIALGGGVLPSVGVGGLLGAGLGSLLGVDTATGSMVGAVAFLTVTLNVPLAAALLAVTWGGETLLPLALVASGVAHLLSGTSGIVPSQIQARRDSAVHAGPAWLPDNVRFIRRGVPVQPGVPFDAPATLAGTDVPLDTDLLPSPTAERELYRRGVPPSWRGARLNLLSLPPGVEVVGVVRDGAVRLPRPELRLTSQDELVFLARPDAYSALEGILRLPGS encoded by the coding sequence ATGCGTTCGCCCCTGCCCCGCGCCGTCCTCAACCGCCTGGAAACCGGGCGGCTGGTGGTGCTCAGTGTGCTGCTGGGCGCGCTGGTGGGCGGCCTGAGTATCATCCTGCGCCTGATCCTGGACGCCGCCGCGCGCCTGGGCACCCTGATCACCGATTACGCGCCGCCCGGCACCACCGGCGAGGGCGGCCTGATGATGGCCTTCGGCACCGCCGCCCCCTGGGGCCTGCTGATCCTGCCGGCGGTCGGGGCGGCGTACGCGTGGCTGGTCCCGGCCCGCAGCGGCGACCCGCTGACGCAACTGGTCCGCGGCTACCACGCCCGCGGGCAGTGGCCCGGCCCGCTCACGCAGTTGCGGACGCTGGCGGCCACCCTGCTCGCGTACGGGTCGGGCCTGCTGATCGGGCGGGATTCGGCGTTCACCATGACCGGGCAGCTCGGCGCGCGCCTGATGCAGCGCGTCACCCGCCTGGACGCCGTGGAGGTCCGCACCCTGACCCTGGCCGGCGCGGCGGCCGCGCTGGGCGCCGTGCTGCACGCGCCGCTGGCGGCCGCCGTGCTGATCGCCGAGGTCCTGTACCGCCGCTTCGAGTTCGAGTTCGAGGTGCTGATGCCCTGCGTGCTGGCCGCCGTGGCCGGCACGGCCGTGTACGGACTGGCGTTCGGGTTCGCGCCGCTGCTGTCCTTCCCGGACGTGCAGGTGCCGGCCAGTTCGCAGGTCCTGTCCTTCGGCCTGATCGCCCTGGCGGCCACCCTGCTCGGCTGGCTGTCGCTGCTCACCTGCCGGGTCGTGCCGGACGCCTGGGCAGAGGGCCGGTTCCGGCCGCTGCTGGGCCTGACCTTCGGGGCGCTGACGGCCGCCACCGCGCTGCTCAGCACGCCCGCCGTGCTGGGTGACGGGAGCGGCTGGATGCAGCTGGGCGCCGCCGGCTTCGTGGGTGCCGAGGGCCTCGGCCAGAGCGCCTGGCGCTGGCTGCTGCTGGCGCTGGGCGCGCAGATCGCGCTGGGAGGCGGCGTGCTGCCGTCCGTGGGGGTGGGCGGCCTGCTGGGCGCCGGCCTGGGCAGCCTGCTGGGCGTGGATACCGCCACGGGCAGCATGGTCGGCGCGGTCGCGTTCCTGACCGTCACGCTGAACGTGCCGCTGGCGGCCGCGCTGCTGGCGGTCACGTGGGGCGGCGAGACGCTGCTGCCGCTGGCGCTCGTCGCGAGCGGCGTCGCGCACCTGCTGAGCGGCACCAGCGGCATCGTGCCGTCCCAGATTCAGGCGCGGCGTGACAGCGCCGTTCACGCCGGTCCCGCGTGGCTGCCCGACAATGTCCGGTTCATCCGGCGTGGCGTGCCGGTCCAGCCGGGCGTGCCTTTCGACGCGCCGGCCACGCTCGCCGGGACGGACGTGCCGCTCGACACGGACCTGCTGCCCTCCCCCACCGCCGAGCGGGAACTGTACCGCCGGGGCGTGCCGCCCAGCTGGCGCGGGGCGCGGCTGAACCTGCTGAGCCTGCCGCCCGGCGTGGAGGTCGTGGGCGTCGTGCGGGACGGCGCGGTGCGCCTGCCACGGCCGGAACTGCGCCTGACCTCGCAGGACGAACTGGTATTCCTGGCCCGCCCGGACGCGTACAGCGCCCTGGAAGGCATCCTGCGCCTGCCGGGAAGCTGA
- the sodA gene encoding superoxide dismutase [Mn] — MAYELPQLPYAYDALEPHIDARTMEIHHTKHHQAYVDNANKALEGTEFASLSVEELITKLDQVPADKKGALRNNAGGHANHSLFWTVMGPQGSGQPGGELADAITAAFGSFDAFKEKFEDAAKTRFGSGWAWLVVKGGQLAVVSTANQDSPLMGEAVAGVSGTPILGVDVWEHAYYLNYQNKRPDYLKAFWNVVNWDEVARRYTAAK, encoded by the coding sequence ATGGCCTACGAACTGCCCCAACTGCCCTACGCCTACGACGCCCTCGAACCCCACATCGACGCGCGCACCATGGAAATCCACCACACCAAGCACCACCAGGCGTACGTGGACAACGCGAACAAGGCCCTCGAAGGCACCGAGTTCGCCAGCCTGAGTGTCGAGGAACTGATCACCAAACTCGATCAGGTGCCCGCCGACAAGAAGGGCGCGCTGCGCAACAACGCCGGCGGCCACGCCAACCACAGCCTGTTCTGGACCGTCATGGGCCCCCAGGGCAGCGGGCAACCGGGCGGTGAACTGGCCGACGCCATCACGGCCGCCTTCGGGTCCTTCGACGCCTTCAAGGAGAAGTTCGAGGACGCCGCCAAGACCCGCTTCGGCAGCGGCTGGGCGTGGCTGGTCGTCAAAGGCGGTCAGCTGGCCGTCGTGAGCACCGCCAACCAGGACAGCCCCCTGATGGGCGAGGCCGTCGCCGGCGTCAGCGGCACCCCCATCCTGGGCGTGGACGTGTGGGAACACGCCTACTACCTGAACTACCAGAACAAGCGCCCGGACTACCTGAAGGCCTTCTGGAACGTCGTGAACTGGGACGAAGTCGCGCGCCGCTACACCGCCGCGAAGTAA
- a CDS encoding tripartite tricarboxylate transporter permease, whose product MEAVTSLLAGFETALTPLNLLWALIGVTLGTLVGVLPGIGPALTVALLLPVTAKLPPVSAFIMFAGIYYGGMFGGSTTSILLNTPGESSSIITALEGNRMARKGRAAAALATAAIGSFVAGTIGTVLLTFAAPAIANVAVMIPPSAKFALIMLAFVTISATFGASPLRGLISLFFGLTIGLIGTDLQSGQARFTLGRPELLDGIEFVTVVIGLFAVGETLFVASRLRKDRASVIKLDGNASMTRDDWRRSWKPWLRGTALGFPFGAIPAGGAEIPTFLSYTLERRLSRHPEEFGRGAIEGVAGPEAANNASAAGVLVPLLTLGLPTSATAAILLAAFQQYGLQPGPLLFVTNGDLVWGLIASLYIGNVMLLALNLPLAPVWARLLLIPRPFLYAGILVFSTVGVYSLNNSVFDLVLLAIFGVIGYGMRRFDFPVTPAIIGVILGPVAESQFRTALQQSNGNPAIFLQSPLTVFILLTVLAALIVPPVLKARAARRV is encoded by the coding sequence ATGGAGGCCGTCACCTCCCTGCTCGCGGGCTTCGAGACGGCCCTGACGCCCCTGAACCTGCTGTGGGCGCTGATCGGCGTGACGCTGGGTACCCTGGTGGGCGTGCTGCCCGGCATCGGCCCGGCCCTGACGGTCGCGCTGCTGCTGCCCGTCACGGCCAAACTACCGCCCGTGAGTGCGTTCATCATGTTCGCCGGGATCTACTACGGCGGCATGTTCGGCGGCAGCACCACCAGCATCCTGCTGAACACACCCGGCGAGAGCAGCAGCATCATCACGGCGCTGGAGGGCAACAGGATGGCCCGCAAGGGGCGGGCGGCCGCCGCGCTGGCCACGGCTGCCATCGGGTCGTTCGTGGCCGGAACCATCGGCACGGTGCTGCTGACCTTCGCCGCGCCCGCCATTGCCAACGTGGCTGTCATGATTCCGCCCAGCGCCAAGTTCGCGCTGATCATGCTGGCGTTCGTGACCATCAGCGCCACCTTCGGCGCGTCCCCGCTGCGCGGCCTGATCAGCCTGTTCTTCGGCCTGACCATCGGCCTGATCGGCACGGACCTGCAGAGCGGGCAGGCGCGCTTCACGCTGGGCCGCCCGGAACTGCTCGACGGCATCGAGTTCGTCACGGTCGTGATCGGCCTGTTCGCCGTGGGTGAAACGCTGTTCGTCGCCAGTCGCCTGCGCAAGGACAGGGCCAGCGTCATCAAGCTGGACGGGAACGCCAGCATGACCCGCGACGACTGGCGCCGCTCCTGGAAACCCTGGCTGCGCGGCACGGCGCTGGGCTTCCCGTTCGGCGCGATTCCCGCCGGCGGCGCCGAGATTCCCACGTTCCTGTCGTACACCCTGGAACGCCGCCTGAGCAGGCACCCGGAAGAGTTCGGCAGGGGCGCCATCGAGGGCGTCGCCGGGCCGGAAGCCGCGAACAACGCCAGCGCGGCGGGCGTGCTCGTGCCGCTGCTCACGCTGGGCCTGCCCACCAGCGCCACGGCCGCCATCCTGCTGGCCGCGTTCCAGCAGTACGGCCTGCAACCGGGGCCGCTGCTGTTCGTCACGAACGGCGACCTCGTGTGGGGCCTGATCGCCAGCCTGTACATCGGGAACGTCATGCTGCTGGCCCTGAACCTGCCGCTCGCTCCCGTGTGGGCGCGGTTGCTGCTGATTCCCCGCCCGTTCCTGTACGCCGGGATTCTGGTCTTTTCCACGGTCGGCGTGTACTCCCTGAACAACTCGGTGTTCGACCTGGTGCTGCTCGCCATCTTCGGCGTGATCGGTTATGGCATGCGCCGCTTCGACTTCCCGGTCACGCCCGCCATCATCGGCGTGATCCTGGGCCCGGTCGCGGAGAGTCAGTTCCGCACGGCGCTGCAGCAGAGTAACGGCAACCCCGCCATCTTCCTGCAGAGCCCCCTGACCGTCTTCATCCTGCTGACCGTCCTGGCTGCCCTGATCGTGCCGCCCGTCCTGAAAGCCCGCGCGGCCCGCCGGGTCTGA
- a CDS encoding tripartite tricarboxylate transporter TctB family protein → MSDSTVPPIPPAPAAPSARPGLSVPDLLVALGVVLLGALLLAGTLRIPFGINAVVGPRVFPLIVSVGTLLLGALLTVNVLRGGRAEPAAEEDTDPDAQPDLRQPGLILGGFLLGAALLQPLGFVIGTALMYFSVGFAFGERRAPLLAGVALAVALVTYVVFTRGLGLTLPPGILKGVL, encoded by the coding sequence ATGTCTGACTCCACCGTCCCCCCCATCCCACCTGCTCCTGCCGCCCCTTCCGCGCGGCCCGGCCTGAGCGTCCCGGACCTGCTGGTCGCGCTGGGCGTCGTCCTGCTGGGCGCGCTGCTGCTGGCCGGCACGCTGCGGATTCCCTTCGGGATCAATGCCGTGGTCGGCCCGCGCGTGTTTCCGCTGATCGTGTCGGTCGGCACGCTGCTGCTGGGCGCCCTGCTGACCGTGAACGTCCTGCGCGGCGGCCGGGCCGAACCGGCCGCCGAGGAGGACACCGACCCGGACGCCCAGCCCGACCTGCGCCAGCCGGGCCTGATCCTGGGCGGGTTCCTGCTGGGCGCCGCGCTGCTGCAACCGCTGGGGTTCGTGATCGGCACGGCCCTGATGTACTTCAGCGTAGGTTTCGCGTTCGGTGAGCGGCGCGCGCCGCTGCTGGCGGGCGTGGCGCTGGCCGTGGCGCTCGTCACGTACGTGGTGTTCACGCGCGGCCTGGGCCTGACCCTGCCGCCCGGCATTCTCAAGGGCGTGCTGTGA
- a CDS encoding Bug family tripartite tricarboxylate transporter substrate binding protein, protein MNVKAAALALSALLGAATPAAAQNLNLRVMAPASPGGGWDQTSRAIQTVMQDEGIAKPVQVFNVPGAGGTIGLAQLYNSKGDGNLLMTMGLVMVGAIQTNSSKVDLSRVTPIARLTGEYEVIVVPASSPYKTLGDLATAWKANNALAFAGGSAGGTDHMLVGLFAKAAGVDTKKMNYVPFSGGGETLAAVLGNQVAAAVAGYGEFEAQIKAGKLRALGISAPRAQAGIPVPTMKSQGFNVDLANWRGIVAPPGISGSQKATLVSAMDKLHASKAWKDTLKTRNWTDLYMSGSRFDVFLKLEAVRTREILKDIGLVK, encoded by the coding sequence ATGAACGTGAAAGCTGCTGCTCTTGCCCTGTCCGCCCTGCTGGGCGCCGCCACCCCCGCCGCCGCGCAGAACCTGAACCTGCGCGTCATGGCGCCCGCCAGCCCCGGCGGCGGCTGGGACCAGACCAGCCGCGCCATCCAGACCGTCATGCAGGACGAGGGCATCGCCAAGCCCGTGCAGGTGTTCAACGTGCCCGGCGCGGGCGGCACCATCGGGCTGGCGCAGCTGTACAACAGCAAGGGCGACGGCAACCTGCTGATGACCATGGGCCTCGTGATGGTCGGCGCCATCCAGACGAACTCCTCCAAGGTGGACCTGAGCCGCGTGACGCCCATCGCCCGCCTGACCGGCGAGTACGAGGTCATCGTGGTGCCCGCCAGCAGCCCCTACAAGACGCTGGGCGACCTTGCCACGGCCTGGAAGGCGAACAACGCCCTGGCCTTCGCCGGAGGCAGCGCCGGCGGCACCGATCACATGCTGGTCGGCCTGTTCGCCAAGGCGGCGGGCGTGGACACCAAAAAGATGAACTACGTGCCGTTCAGCGGCGGCGGCGAGACCCTGGCGGCCGTGCTGGGCAACCAGGTCGCGGCGGCCGTCGCCGGGTACGGCGAGTTCGAGGCGCAGATCAAGGCCGGGAAACTGCGCGCCCTGGGCATCAGCGCCCCCAGGGCGCAGGCCGGCATTCCGGTGCCCACCATGAAGTCACAGGGCTTCAACGTTGACCTCGCCAACTGGCGCGGCATCGTCGCCCCTCCCGGCATCAGCGGCAGCCAGAAGGCCACGCTGGTCAGCGCCATGGACAAACTGCACGCCAGCAAGGCCTGGAAGGACACCCTGAAGACCCGCAACTGGACGGACCTGTACATGAGCGGCAGCCGGTTCGACGTGTTCCTGAAACTCGAAGCGGTCCGCACCCGCGAGATCCTCAAGGACATCGGGCTCGTCAAGTAA
- a CDS encoding ATP-binding protein has protein sequence MPVFSRRPDLQGRLVRLHLLVLCAMTLLLVAVQTAQLYGEARERLGERALTASRIVSRLPDVIAGATRAVPDATLNARVNALRAEAEADFIVVGDRRGVRLAHPLPERLGRPMEGGDNALPLAGQEVVSVARGSLGLSVRGKVPIWAGGVRGGQVVGVVSTGYLMPQVWHLVLGALVSLLPWFVLALALGTLGAVWAARRLRAEILNLEPEQIAALVSEQRAVLAALREGVLAVNAAGQVTLGSDRAASMLGRADHAPLAQLWPELARLTDPGAPGRHQNLELTLRGQPVLVNLEPLDGGGFVAGFRDRAEALALAEELTHARGFVDVLRAQTHEYQNRLHVLSGLLQLGRGEEALRVLNAEIHADSQFRQLLRDVQVPRLVALLAGKRERAQELGIDFQVAEGSSLGPQWERHADTLVSAVGNLTQNAFEALGGQPGQVTVLIGEDPEGMQIEVEDSGPGVPAHLGARLYGRGVSSKGEGRGYGLHGVTVRLHALGGELRHTRRDGRTVFLLSLPLPAPLRSAPHAPTPHPAGETP, from the coding sequence ATGCCCGTGTTCTCCCGACGCCCTGACCTGCAGGGCCGCCTCGTGCGGCTGCACCTGCTGGTGCTGTGCGCCATGACGCTGCTGCTGGTCGCCGTGCAGACCGCGCAACTGTACGGCGAGGCCCGCGAACGCCTGGGCGAACGCGCCCTGACCGCCAGCCGCATCGTGTCGCGCCTGCCGGACGTGATCGCCGGAGCGACCCGCGCCGTCCCGGACGCCACCCTGAACGCCCGCGTGAACGCCCTGCGCGCCGAGGCCGAAGCCGACTTCATCGTGGTCGGGGACCGGCGCGGCGTGCGGCTGGCGCACCCGCTGCCCGAACGGCTGGGCCGCCCCATGGAGGGCGGCGACAACGCCCTGCCGCTGGCCGGGCAGGAGGTCGTGAGCGTGGCGCGCGGCAGCCTGGGCCTGAGCGTGCGCGGCAAGGTGCCCATCTGGGCGGGCGGCGTGCGCGGCGGGCAGGTCGTGGGCGTGGTCAGCACCGGATACCTGATGCCGCAGGTGTGGCACCTGGTGCTGGGCGCGCTCGTCAGCCTGCTGCCGTGGTTCGTGCTGGCGCTGGCGCTGGGCACCCTGGGGGCCGTGTGGGCCGCGCGGCGCCTGCGGGCCGAGATCCTGAACCTGGAACCCGAACAGATCGCCGCGCTGGTCAGCGAGCAGCGGGCCGTGCTGGCCGCGCTGCGCGAGGGCGTGCTGGCCGTGAACGCCGCCGGTCAGGTCACGCTGGGCAGCGACCGCGCCGCGAGCATGCTGGGCCGCGCCGACCACGCCCCGCTGGCGCAACTGTGGCCGGAACTGGCCCGCCTGACCGACCCCGGCGCGCCGGGCCGCCATCAGAACCTCGAACTGACCCTGCGCGGCCAGCCGGTCCTGGTGAACCTCGAACCGCTGGACGGCGGCGGGTTCGTGGCGGGTTTCCGGGACCGGGCCGAGGCGCTGGCGCTGGCCGAGGAACTCACGCACGCACGCGGGTTCGTGGACGTCCTGCGCGCCCAGACGCACGAGTACCAGAACCGCCTGCACGTCCTGTCCGGCCTGCTGCAACTCGGGCGGGGCGAGGAGGCCCTGCGCGTCCTGAACGCCGAGATTCACGCCGACTCCCAGTTCCGGCAGCTGCTGCGCGACGTGCAGGTGCCGCGACTGGTCGCGCTGCTGGCCGGGAAACGCGAGCGGGCGCAGGAACTCGGCATCGACTTCCAGGTGGCCGAGGGCAGCAGCCTGGGACCGCAGTGGGAACGGCACGCGGACACGCTGGTCAGCGCCGTCGGGAACCTCACCCAGAACGCCTTCGAGGCGCTGGGCGGCCAGCCCGGACAGGTCACGGTCCTGATCGGCGAGGACCCGGAAGGCATGCAGATCGAGGTCGAGGACAGCGGCCCCGGCGTGCCCGCCCACCTGGGCGCGCGGCTGTACGGGCGCGGCGTGAGCAGCAAGGGCGAGGGGCGCGGCTACGGCCTGCACGGCGTGACCGTGCGCCTGCACGCCCTGGGCGGCGAACTGCGCCACACCCGCCGGGACGGGCGGACCGTGTTCCTGCTGAGCCTGCCGCTGCCCGCCCCCCTGCGCTCAGCCCCGCACGCCCCCACCCCACACCCCGCCGGAGAGACCCCATGA
- a CDS encoding response regulator: MNPAAPTRVLLVEDDLRVARVNRDLLERDPDVHVVGSAATCAQADALARALSPDLILLDVHLPDGSGLGLLRHWRTQGLTTDVALITAADDEASVRLALAHGAFDYLIKPFTGARLNDLLARHRARHHPHHRRLDQGRLDRLLGLGPTLPSLPRGIDPNTLERVAQALRVAPHPVSAEDIGEQLNLSRVTAWRYLEHLVRSGAARLDHQYGQAGRPAKLYRASGPPDPPP, from the coding sequence ATGAACCCAGCCGCCCCCACCCGAGTCCTGCTGGTCGAGGATGACCTGCGCGTCGCCCGCGTGAACCGCGACCTGCTGGAACGCGACCCGGACGTCCACGTCGTCGGCAGCGCCGCCACCTGCGCCCAGGCGGACGCCCTGGCCCGCGCCCTGAGCCCCGACCTGATCCTACTGGACGTGCACCTGCCCGACGGCAGCGGCCTGGGCCTGCTGCGCCACTGGCGCACCCAGGGCCTGACCACCGACGTGGCCCTGATCACCGCCGCCGACGATGAGGCCAGCGTGCGGCTCGCCCTCGCGCACGGCGCGTTCGACTACCTGATCAAGCCGTTCACCGGCGCGCGCCTGAACGACCTGCTGGCCCGCCACCGCGCCCGCCACCATCCCCACCACCGCCGCCTGGACCAGGGCCGCCTGGACCGCCTGCTGGGCCTCGGCCCGACCCTGCCCAGTCTGCCGCGCGGCATCGACCCGAACACCCTCGAACGCGTCGCGCAGGCCCTACGGGTCGCCCCGCACCCCGTCAGCGCCGAGGACATCGGCGAGCAACTCAACCTCAGCCGCGTCACGGCGTGGCGGTACCTCGAACACCTCGTGCGCAGCGGCGCGGCCCGCCTGGACCACCAGTACGGGCAGGCCGGCCGCCCCGCCAAGCTCTACCGCGCCAGCGGCCCACCGGACCCGCCCCCCTGA
- a CDS encoding inorganic diphosphatase: MSAEPRAWPGVVEWSAGTRERFVWRGQTLEPLRTERWAAPVNYGCLPGTLNPADDAEVDAVWLGGPLPVGTHLTLRPAGLLHLLDGDHKVIFSAAPDRVPDPAAVQALLDWFPPERGARLLGPDEAAAWLGEQCPG; the protein is encoded by the coding sequence GTGAGCGCCGAACCGCGCGCCTGGCCGGGCGTGGTCGAGTGGTCGGCCGGCACCCGCGAGCGGTTCGTGTGGCGCGGGCAGACGCTCGAGCCGCTACGGACCGAGCGCTGGGCGGCGCCCGTCAATTACGGCTGCCTGCCCGGCACGCTGAATCCCGCCGATGACGCCGAGGTGGACGCCGTGTGGCTGGGTGGGCCGCTGCCGGTCGGGACCCACCTGACGCTGCGCCCGGCCGGGCTGCTGCACCTGCTGGACGGTGATCACAAGGTCATCTTCAGTGCGGCGCCGGACCGCGTGCCGGACCCGGCGGCCGTGCAGGCGCTGCTGGACTGGTTCCCGCCGGAACGGGGCGCGCGGCTGCTCGGTCCCGACGAGGCCGCCGCGTGGCTGGGCGAGCAGTGTCCGGGCTGA
- a CDS encoding alpha/beta hydrolase, which yields MKVPSDARRAAARHLRLGVGALVLGVSLAACSRDGAQGVLNNVTSTGGLTVQRDVPYGPDARNVLDIYAPGDAKGAPVVLFIHGGSWQGGDKDGHKFVGESLARAGYVTGVMSYRLAPRNVYPSYVQDGAQALRLLRDEAARFGGNPDNLFVMGHSAGAFNAAELVDNARWLAGVNVPVGSVRGVIGVAGPYSFDFRAFQSAVAFPKDATPDEVMPDRHVRRDAPPHLLLVAENDDTVAPQNALNMEAALRAAGVPVTRSVVPRVGHITVIAAMARPLTFLGDTRAQVIRFIEERRLR from the coding sequence ATGAAGGTTCCCTCCGATGCCCGACGTGCCGCTGCCCGCCACCTGCGCCTGGGGGTGGGTGCGCTGGTCCTGGGCGTGTCGCTGGCCGCCTGCTCCCGTGACGGCGCGCAGGGCGTCCTGAACAACGTGACCAGCACCGGTGGCCTGACCGTGCAGCGCGACGTGCCGTACGGGCCGGACGCCCGGAACGTTCTGGACATCTACGCGCCCGGGGACGCGAAGGGCGCGCCGGTCGTGCTGTTCATTCACGGCGGGTCCTGGCAGGGCGGTGACAAGGACGGTCACAAGTTCGTCGGGGAGTCCCTGGCGCGCGCCGGGTACGTGACGGGCGTCATGAGTTACCGGCTGGCGCCCCGGAACGTGTACCCGTCGTACGTGCAGGACGGTGCGCAGGCGCTCCGGCTGCTGCGTGACGAGGCCGCCCGTTTCGGCGGGAATCCGGACAATCTGTTCGTGATGGGTCACTCGGCCGGGGCGTTCAACGCGGCCGAACTGGTCGACAACGCCCGCTGGCTCGCCGGGGTGAACGTGCCGGTCGGCAGTGTGCGCGGCGTGATCGGGGTCGCCGGCCCGTACTCCTTCGACTTCCGGGCGTTCCAGTCGGCGGTCGCGTTCCCGAAAGACGCGACGCCCGACGAGGTCATGCCAGACCGCCACGTGCGCCGCGACGCGCCCCCGCACCTGCTGCTGGTCGCGGAGAACGACGACACGGTCGCGCCGCAGAACGCCCTGAACATGGAAGCGGCGCTGCGCGCGGCGGGCGTGCCGGTCACGCGTTCGGTGGTGCCACGCGTGGGGCACATCACGGTCATCGCGGCGATGGCGCGCCCCCTGACGTTCCTGGGCGACACGCGCGCGCAGGTGATCCGCTTCATCGAGGAGCGCCGCCTGCGCTGA
- a CDS encoding lycopene cyclase family protein, which translates to MTAPPDPAPPGPSATDALIVGAGPAGLALAAELGARHLNVRVLAPDPHAPFPATYGAWLDDLPGWAARSCVAQVWTDVRVYTATPPTPLLRPYALLDNAALRGALLGRAGPHLTLQAAQVTRAERHARGWTVHGTHAGQPASWNAPLVIDASGHRPALLPHPDRHPDGAALQTAYGIVATFDRPPSAPGAAVWMDYRTPHGPHRDATFLYAMHLGGDRYFVEETSLIARPAPTRQALEARLHARLRAQGTPPREILSDEWVSFPMNTAAPAPDGVLAFGAAAGLVHPISGFQVSGALRDAPAVADAIAGALRDGGDPAQAGWDVLWTPERRAARAVHLLGVQALLNLPASALPAFFGAFFALPPTRWHAFLDPRTPPGPLARTMLRLFAHAPAHVRLPLARAALGHAGTSLHALNAAARTLTA; encoded by the coding sequence ATGACCGCCCCCCCGGACCCCGCCCCTCCCGGCCCGAGCGCCACCGACGCCCTGATCGTCGGGGCCGGCCCGGCCGGACTGGCCCTGGCCGCCGAACTCGGGGCCCGCCACCTGAACGTGCGGGTCCTCGCGCCGGACCCGCACGCCCCCTTTCCCGCCACGTACGGCGCGTGGCTGGACGACCTGCCCGGCTGGGCCGCCCGGTCGTGCGTGGCGCAGGTCTGGACCGACGTCCGCGTGTACACCGCCACGCCGCCCACCCCGCTGCTGCGGCCCTACGCCCTGCTCGACAACGCCGCGCTGCGCGGGGCGCTGCTCGGACGGGCCGGCCCGCACCTGACGCTGCAGGCCGCGCAGGTGACCCGCGCCGAGCGGCACGCACGCGGCTGGACCGTCCACGGAACGCACGCCGGCCAGCCCGCCTCGTGGAACGCGCCGCTGGTCATCGACGCCAGCGGCCACCGGCCCGCGCTGCTGCCACACCCGGACCGGCACCCGGACGGCGCGGCCCTCCAGACGGCGTACGGAATCGTGGCGACCTTCGACCGGCCCCCCAGCGCGCCCGGCGCGGCGGTATGGATGGACTACCGCACCCCGCACGGCCCGCACCGGGACGCGACGTTCCTGTACGCCATGCACCTGGGCGGCGACCGGTACTTCGTGGAGGAAACCAGCCTGATCGCCCGGCCCGCCCCCACCCGGCAGGCCCTGGAGGCCCGCCTGCACGCCCGCCTGCGCGCACAGGGAACCCCGCCACGCGAGATTCTCAGTGACGAGTGGGTCTCGTTTCCCATGAACACCGCCGCGCCCGCCCCGGACGGCGTGCTGGCGTTCGGGGCGGCCGCCGGTCTGGTCCATCCCATCAGCGGATTCCAGGTGAGTGGCGCGCTGCGGGACGCGCCGGCCGTCGCCGACGCCATCGCTGGGGCTCTGCGAGATGGCGGCGACCCCGCACAGGCCGGCTGGGACGTCCTGTGGACCCCGGAACGCCGCGCGGCCCGCGCCGTGCACCTGCTGGGCGTGCAGGCCCTGCTGAACCTGCCCGCCAGCGCCCTGCCCGCCTTCTTCGGGGCGTTCTTCGCGCTGCCGCCCACGCGCTGGCACGCCTTTCTGGACCCCCGCACGCCGCCCGGCCCGCTGGCGCGCACCATGCTGCGCCTGTTCGCGCACGCGCCCGCCCACGTGCGCCTCCCGCTGGCCCGCGCGGCCCTGGGGCACGCCGGGACCAGCCTGCACGCCCTGAACGCCGCCGCGCGTACACTGACGGCATGA